The following coding sequences lie in one Oryctolagus cuniculus chromosome 7, mOryCun1.1, whole genome shotgun sequence genomic window:
- the CATSPER4 gene encoding cation channel sperm-associated protein 4 isoform X1, with translation MTDNQKALWLQWKDTANVKYLNILRPTHDPYIRPEEQVLINRWDIMNKNDAWDMQEFITRMYIKQLLRHPAFQLGLALLLVVNGITIALRTNSTLDQKHYELFSTIDDVVLTILFCEVLLGWFNGFWIFWKNSMPTLSPTPSGELGALEKSGEPVWNLGLRWGRHYQLGASSASLGSRWGREEDGVREGMRDPPERLCHRAIRLLHVCMAVEPLARIIRVILQSVPDLANIMALVLFFMLVFSVFGVTLFGSFVPKHFQNMQVALYTLFICITQDGWLDIYSDFQMEKREYAMEVGGAIYFAIFITMGAFIGINLFVVVVTTNLEQMMKAGEQGQQRQITFSEPGAEEEDESAELQLVHCAVARQETSGLPQEPLVGGPLFNLSEKTCDNFCLVLEAIQENLMQYKEIRDELNTYGAGWGWEPARQDRVAPPLLRDPHQSGEVTCPARTHPSRAGWRRSGNPDLGVPPTYGRASGLRREEVGGTHCRCAPRIVEEVRSIRFNQEQEEELMHRHLSLSLSFETGSSMDIREVAHQQDLVTALVNRERVRLPLPTQPLLTLPLQPLAHLSTQGLPPRQTPIYLPTPSPSLSTRFRFHPFLLEAPPLQVGSAPPPCKCACSVLFVVASLLWGRGPLDPIRLGSRERRKHTHCWFLSLPPIPDRGGMTWSLVQVPRLGSRAQSRFLSRLGIDL, from the exons ATGACGGATAACCAGAAGGCCCTGTGGCTGCAATGGAAGGACACCGCCAACGTCAAGTATCTGAACATCCTG AGGCCCACGCACGATCCCTACATCCGGCCCGAGGAGCAGGTGCTCATCAACCGCTGGGACATCATGAACAAAAAC gaCGCCTGGGACATGCAGGAGTTCATCACTCGCATGTACATCAAGCAGCTGCTGCGACACCCGGCCttccagctggggctggccctgctgctggTGGTCAACGGCATCACCATTGCTCTGCGCACCAACTCTACCCTTGACCAG AAACACTATGAGTTGTTCTCTACCATAGATGACGTTGTGCTGACCATCCTTTTCTGTGAGGTTCTCCTCGGCTGGTTCAATGGCTTCTGGATTTTTTGGAAG AACTCAATGCCAACGCTATCACCTACACCCTCAGGTGAGCTGGGAGCTCTGGAGAAAAGCGGGGAACCAGTCTGGAACCTGGGGCTGAGATGGGGGCGTCACTACCAGCTGGGGGCCAGCTCTGCTTCtctgggcagcaggtggggcagggaggaggatggGGTCCGGGAGGGGATGAGGGACCCCCCTGAGAGGCTGTGCCACAGGGCAATCCGTCTGCTACACGTGTGCATGGCGGTGGAGCCCCTGGCCCGGATCATCCGTGTCATCCTGCAGTCGGTGCCCGACTTGGCCAATATCATGGCCCTCGTCCTCTTCTTCATGTTG GTGTTCTCGGTGTTTGGCGTCACGCTCTTTGGCTCGTTCGTGCCTAAGCATTTCCAGAACATGCAGGTTGCCCTGTACACCCTCTTCATCTGCATCACCCAGGATGGCTGGCTGGACATCTACAGTGACTTCCA GATGGAGAAGAGGGAGTATGCAATGGAGGTTGGGGGCGCCATCTACTTTGCCATCTTCATCACCATGGGTGCCTTCATTGGCATCAACCTGTTCGTCGTCGTGGTGACCACCAATCTGGAGCAAATGATGAAGGCAGGAGAGCAGGGGCAGCAGCGTCAAATAACCTTCAGTGAG CCCGGCGCGGAGGAGGAAGACGAGAGCGCagagctgcagctggtgcactgcgcggTCGCCCGCCAGGAGACGTCTGGTCTCCCCCAGGAGCCGCTGGTGGGGGGCCCGCTGTTCAACCTCTCAGAAAAAACCTGTGACAATTTCTGCCTGGTGCTCGAGGCGATCCAGGAGAACCTGATGCAGTACAAGGAGATCCGCGATGAGCTCAACACgtacggggcggggtggggctgggagcccgCAAGGCAGGACAGGGTGGCGCCTCCCCTCCTTCGGGACCCCCACCAGAGCGGTGAAGTGACTTGTCCAGCCCGCACCCACCCCTCCCGGGCAGGCTGGCGGAGGAGCGGGAATCCAGACCTCGGGGTCCCTCCCACCTACGGGAGGGCCTCAGGTCTGCGCAGGGAAGAGGTGGGAGGGACGCACTGCCGCTGCGCCCCCAGGATCGTGGAGGAGGTGCGCTCCATTCGCTTCaaccaggagcaggaggaggagctgatGCACAGACACTTGTCCCTGAGCCTGTCGTTCGAGACTGGGTCCTCCATGGACATCCGCGAGGTGGCTCACCAGCAAGACTTGGTCACTGCGCTGGTGAACCGCGAACGGGTGCGCCTTCCTCTTCCTACCCAACCACTGCTCACCCTGCCGCTCCAGCCTCTGGCCCATTTGTCTACCCAAGGCCTCCCTCCTCGACAAACTCCTATCTACCTGCCCACCCCTTCACCCTCATTGTCCACTAGGTTTAGGTTCCACCCTTTCCTTCtagaggccccgcccctccaggtAGGCTCCGCCCCTCCTCCTTGCAAATGTGCGTGTTCTGTTTTATTCGTAGTCGCTAGCCTTCTGTGGGGGCGAGGACCCCTGGATCCCATCCGTCTAGGCTCTagggagagaagaaagcacaCCCATTGttggtttctttctctgcctcccataCCTGACCGAGGAGGAATGACCTGGAGCCTTGTGCAGGTCCCCAGGCTGGGCTCCCGAGCTCAGAGCCGATTCCTAAGCAGGCTGGGGATAGATCTGTGA
- the CATSPER4 gene encoding cation channel sperm-associated protein 4 isoform X3, with amino-acid sequence MTDNQKALWLQWKDTANVKYLNILRPTHDPYIRPEEQVLINRWDIMNKNDAWDMQEFITRMYIKQLLRHPAFQLGLALLLVVNGITIALRTNSTLDQKHYELFSTIDDVVLTILFCEVLLGWFNGFWIFWKNSMPTLSPTPSGQSVCYTCAWRWSPWPGSSVSSCSRCPTWPISWPSSSSSCWPLGEVRAELWSLWQVFSVFGVTLFGSFVPKHFQNMQVALYTLFICITQDGWLDIYSDFQMEKREYAMEVGGAIYFAIFITMGAFIGINLFVVVVTTNLEQMMKAGEQGQQRQITFSEPGAEEEDESAELQLVHCAVARQETSGLPQEPLVGGPLFNLSEKTCDNFCLVLEAIQENLMQYKEIRDELNTYGAGWGWEPARQDRVAPPLLRDPHQSGEVTCPARTHPSRAGWRRSGNPDLGVPPTYGRASGLRREEVGGTHCRCAPRIVEEVRSIRFNQEQEEELMHRHLSLSLSFETGSSMDIREVAHQQDLVTALVNRERVRLPLPTQPLLTLPLQPLAHLSTQGLPPRQTPIYLPTPSPSLSTRFRFHPFLLEAPPLQVGSAPPPCKCACSVLFVVASLLWGRGPLDPIRLGSRERRKHTHCWFLSLPPIPDRGGMTWSLVQVPRLGSRAQSRFLSRLGIDL; translated from the exons ATGACGGATAACCAGAAGGCCCTGTGGCTGCAATGGAAGGACACCGCCAACGTCAAGTATCTGAACATCCTG AGGCCCACGCACGATCCCTACATCCGGCCCGAGGAGCAGGTGCTCATCAACCGCTGGGACATCATGAACAAAAAC gaCGCCTGGGACATGCAGGAGTTCATCACTCGCATGTACATCAAGCAGCTGCTGCGACACCCGGCCttccagctggggctggccctgctgctggTGGTCAACGGCATCACCATTGCTCTGCGCACCAACTCTACCCTTGACCAG AAACACTATGAGTTGTTCTCTACCATAGATGACGTTGTGCTGACCATCCTTTTCTGTGAGGTTCTCCTCGGCTGGTTCAATGGCTTCTGGATTTTTTGGAAG AACTCAATGCCAACGCTATCACCTACACCCTCAG GGCAATCCGTCTGCTACACGTGTGCATGGCGGTGGAGCCCCTGGCCCGGATCATCCGTGTCATCCTGCAGTCGGTGCCCGACTTGGCCAATATCATGGCCCTCGTCCTCTTCTTCATGTTG GCCCTTGGGTGAAGTCAGGGCGGAGCTGTGGTCTCTCTGGCAGGTGTTCTCGGTGTTTGGCGTCACGCTCTTTGGCTCGTTCGTGCCTAAGCATTTCCAGAACATGCAGGTTGCCCTGTACACCCTCTTCATCTGCATCACCCAGGATGGCTGGCTGGACATCTACAGTGACTTCCA GATGGAGAAGAGGGAGTATGCAATGGAGGTTGGGGGCGCCATCTACTTTGCCATCTTCATCACCATGGGTGCCTTCATTGGCATCAACCTGTTCGTCGTCGTGGTGACCACCAATCTGGAGCAAATGATGAAGGCAGGAGAGCAGGGGCAGCAGCGTCAAATAACCTTCAGTGAG CCCGGCGCGGAGGAGGAAGACGAGAGCGCagagctgcagctggtgcactgcgcggTCGCCCGCCAGGAGACGTCTGGTCTCCCCCAGGAGCCGCTGGTGGGGGGCCCGCTGTTCAACCTCTCAGAAAAAACCTGTGACAATTTCTGCCTGGTGCTCGAGGCGATCCAGGAGAACCTGATGCAGTACAAGGAGATCCGCGATGAGCTCAACACgtacggggcggggtggggctgggagcccgCAAGGCAGGACAGGGTGGCGCCTCCCCTCCTTCGGGACCCCCACCAGAGCGGTGAAGTGACTTGTCCAGCCCGCACCCACCCCTCCCGGGCAGGCTGGCGGAGGAGCGGGAATCCAGACCTCGGGGTCCCTCCCACCTACGGGAGGGCCTCAGGTCTGCGCAGGGAAGAGGTGGGAGGGACGCACTGCCGCTGCGCCCCCAGGATCGTGGAGGAGGTGCGCTCCATTCGCTTCaaccaggagcaggaggaggagctgatGCACAGACACTTGTCCCTGAGCCTGTCGTTCGAGACTGGGTCCTCCATGGACATCCGCGAGGTGGCTCACCAGCAAGACTTGGTCACTGCGCTGGTGAACCGCGAACGGGTGCGCCTTCCTCTTCCTACCCAACCACTGCTCACCCTGCCGCTCCAGCCTCTGGCCCATTTGTCTACCCAAGGCCTCCCTCCTCGACAAACTCCTATCTACCTGCCCACCCCTTCACCCTCATTGTCCACTAGGTTTAGGTTCCACCCTTTCCTTCtagaggccccgcccctccaggtAGGCTCCGCCCCTCCTCCTTGCAAATGTGCGTGTTCTGTTTTATTCGTAGTCGCTAGCCTTCTGTGGGGGCGAGGACCCCTGGATCCCATCCGTCTAGGCTCTagggagagaagaaagcacaCCCATTGttggtttctttctctgcctcccataCCTGACCGAGGAGGAATGACCTGGAGCCTTGTGCAGGTCCCCAGGCTGGGCTCCCGAGCTCAGAGCCGATTCCTAAGCAGGCTGGGGATAGATCTGTGA
- the CATSPER4 gene encoding cation channel sperm-associated protein 4 isoform X5, with the protein MTDNQKALWLQWKDTANVKYLNILRPTHDPYIRPEEQVLINRWDIMNKNDAWDMQEFITRMYIKQLLRHPAFQLGLALLLVVNGITIALRTNSTLDQKHYELFSTIDDVVLTILFCEVLLGWFNGFWIFWKNSMPTLSPTPSGELGALEKSGEPVWNLGLRWGRHYQLGASSASLGSRWGREEDGVREGMRDPPERLCHRAIRLLHVCMAVEPLARIIRVILQSVPDLANIMALVLFFMLVFSVFGVTLFGSFVPKHFQNMQVALYTLFICITQDGWLDIYSDFQMEKREYAMEVGGAIYFAIFITMGAFIGINLFVVVVTTNLEQMMKAGEQGQQRQITFSEPGAEEEDESAELQLVHCAVARQETSGLPQEPLVGGPLFNLSEKTCDNFCLVLEAIQENLMQYKEIRDELNTIVEEVRSIRFNQEQEEELMHRHLSLSLSFETGSSMDIREVAHQQDLVTALVNRERVRLPLPTQPLLTLPLQPLAHLSTQGLPPRQTPIYLPTPSPSLSTRFRFHPFLLEAPPLQVGSAPPPCKCACSVLFVVASLLWGRGPLDPIRLGSRERRKHTHCWFLSLPPIPDRGGMTWSLVQVPRLGSRAQSRFLSRLGIDL; encoded by the exons ATGACGGATAACCAGAAGGCCCTGTGGCTGCAATGGAAGGACACCGCCAACGTCAAGTATCTGAACATCCTG AGGCCCACGCACGATCCCTACATCCGGCCCGAGGAGCAGGTGCTCATCAACCGCTGGGACATCATGAACAAAAAC gaCGCCTGGGACATGCAGGAGTTCATCACTCGCATGTACATCAAGCAGCTGCTGCGACACCCGGCCttccagctggggctggccctgctgctggTGGTCAACGGCATCACCATTGCTCTGCGCACCAACTCTACCCTTGACCAG AAACACTATGAGTTGTTCTCTACCATAGATGACGTTGTGCTGACCATCCTTTTCTGTGAGGTTCTCCTCGGCTGGTTCAATGGCTTCTGGATTTTTTGGAAG AACTCAATGCCAACGCTATCACCTACACCCTCAGGTGAGCTGGGAGCTCTGGAGAAAAGCGGGGAACCAGTCTGGAACCTGGGGCTGAGATGGGGGCGTCACTACCAGCTGGGGGCCAGCTCTGCTTCtctgggcagcaggtggggcagggaggaggatggGGTCCGGGAGGGGATGAGGGACCCCCCTGAGAGGCTGTGCCACAGGGCAATCCGTCTGCTACACGTGTGCATGGCGGTGGAGCCCCTGGCCCGGATCATCCGTGTCATCCTGCAGTCGGTGCCCGACTTGGCCAATATCATGGCCCTCGTCCTCTTCTTCATGTTG GTGTTCTCGGTGTTTGGCGTCACGCTCTTTGGCTCGTTCGTGCCTAAGCATTTCCAGAACATGCAGGTTGCCCTGTACACCCTCTTCATCTGCATCACCCAGGATGGCTGGCTGGACATCTACAGTGACTTCCA GATGGAGAAGAGGGAGTATGCAATGGAGGTTGGGGGCGCCATCTACTTTGCCATCTTCATCACCATGGGTGCCTTCATTGGCATCAACCTGTTCGTCGTCGTGGTGACCACCAATCTGGAGCAAATGATGAAGGCAGGAGAGCAGGGGCAGCAGCGTCAAATAACCTTCAGTGAG CCCGGCGCGGAGGAGGAAGACGAGAGCGCagagctgcagctggtgcactgcgcggTCGCCCGCCAGGAGACGTCTGGTCTCCCCCAGGAGCCGCTGGTGGGGGGCCCGCTGTTCAACCTCTCAGAAAAAACCTGTGACAATTTCTGCCTGGTGCTCGAGGCGATCCAGGAGAACCTGATGCAGTACAAGGAGATCCGCGATGAGCTCAACAC GATCGTGGAGGAGGTGCGCTCCATTCGCTTCaaccaggagcaggaggaggagctgatGCACAGACACTTGTCCCTGAGCCTGTCGTTCGAGACTGGGTCCTCCATGGACATCCGCGAGGTGGCTCACCAGCAAGACTTGGTCACTGCGCTGGTGAACCGCGAACGGGTGCGCCTTCCTCTTCCTACCCAACCACTGCTCACCCTGCCGCTCCAGCCTCTGGCCCATTTGTCTACCCAAGGCCTCCCTCCTCGACAAACTCCTATCTACCTGCCCACCCCTTCACCCTCATTGTCCACTAGGTTTAGGTTCCACCCTTTCCTTCtagaggccccgcccctccaggtAGGCTCCGCCCCTCCTCCTTGCAAATGTGCGTGTTCTGTTTTATTCGTAGTCGCTAGCCTTCTGTGGGGGCGAGGACCCCTGGATCCCATCCGTCTAGGCTCTagggagagaagaaagcacaCCCATTGttggtttctttctctgcctcccataCCTGACCGAGGAGGAATGACCTGGAGCCTTGTGCAGGTCCCCAGGCTGGGCTCCCGAGCTCAGAGCCGATTCCTAAGCAGGCTGGGGATAGATCTGTGA
- the CATSPER4 gene encoding cation channel sperm-associated protein 4 isoform X9 yields MAVEPLARIIRVILQSVPDLANIMALVLFFMLVFSVFGVTLFGSFVPKHFQNMQVALYTLFICITQDGWLDIYSDFQMEKREYAMEVGGAIYFAIFITMGAFIGINLFVVVVTTNLEQMMKAGEQGQQRQITFSEPGAEEEDESAELQLVHCAVARQETSGLPQEPLVGGPLFNLSEKTCDNFCLVLEAIQENLMQYKEIRDELNTYGAGWGWEPARQDRVAPPLLRDPHQSGEVTCPARTHPSRAGWRRSGNPDLGVPPTYGRASGLRREEVGGTHCRCAPRIVEEVRSIRFNQEQEEELMHRHLSLSLSFETGSSMDIREVAHQQDLVTALVNRERVRLPLPTQPLLTLPLQPLAHLSTQGLPPRQTPIYLPTPSPSLSTRFRFHPFLLEAPPLQVGSAPPPCKCACSVLFVVASLLWGRGPLDPIRLGSRERRKHTHCWFLSLPPIPDRGGMTWSLVQVPRLGSRAQSRFLSRLGIDL; encoded by the exons ATGGCGGTGGAGCCCCTGGCCCGGATCATCCGTGTCATCCTGCAGTCGGTGCCCGACTTGGCCAATATCATGGCCCTCGTCCTCTTCTTCATGTTG GTGTTCTCGGTGTTTGGCGTCACGCTCTTTGGCTCGTTCGTGCCTAAGCATTTCCAGAACATGCAGGTTGCCCTGTACACCCTCTTCATCTGCATCACCCAGGATGGCTGGCTGGACATCTACAGTGACTTCCA GATGGAGAAGAGGGAGTATGCAATGGAGGTTGGGGGCGCCATCTACTTTGCCATCTTCATCACCATGGGTGCCTTCATTGGCATCAACCTGTTCGTCGTCGTGGTGACCACCAATCTGGAGCAAATGATGAAGGCAGGAGAGCAGGGGCAGCAGCGTCAAATAACCTTCAGTGAG CCCGGCGCGGAGGAGGAAGACGAGAGCGCagagctgcagctggtgcactgcgcggTCGCCCGCCAGGAGACGTCTGGTCTCCCCCAGGAGCCGCTGGTGGGGGGCCCGCTGTTCAACCTCTCAGAAAAAACCTGTGACAATTTCTGCCTGGTGCTCGAGGCGATCCAGGAGAACCTGATGCAGTACAAGGAGATCCGCGATGAGCTCAACACgtacggggcggggtggggctgggagcccgCAAGGCAGGACAGGGTGGCGCCTCCCCTCCTTCGGGACCCCCACCAGAGCGGTGAAGTGACTTGTCCAGCCCGCACCCACCCCTCCCGGGCAGGCTGGCGGAGGAGCGGGAATCCAGACCTCGGGGTCCCTCCCACCTACGGGAGGGCCTCAGGTCTGCGCAGGGAAGAGGTGGGAGGGACGCACTGCCGCTGCGCCCCCAGGATCGTGGAGGAGGTGCGCTCCATTCGCTTCaaccaggagcaggaggaggagctgatGCACAGACACTTGTCCCTGAGCCTGTCGTTCGAGACTGGGTCCTCCATGGACATCCGCGAGGTGGCTCACCAGCAAGACTTGGTCACTGCGCTGGTGAACCGCGAACGGGTGCGCCTTCCTCTTCCTACCCAACCACTGCTCACCCTGCCGCTCCAGCCTCTGGCCCATTTGTCTACCCAAGGCCTCCCTCCTCGACAAACTCCTATCTACCTGCCCACCCCTTCACCCTCATTGTCCACTAGGTTTAGGTTCCACCCTTTCCTTCtagaggccccgcccctccaggtAGGCTCCGCCCCTCCTCCTTGCAAATGTGCGTGTTCTGTTTTATTCGTAGTCGCTAGCCTTCTGTGGGGGCGAGGACCCCTGGATCCCATCCGTCTAGGCTCTagggagagaagaaagcacaCCCATTGttggtttctttctctgcctcccataCCTGACCGAGGAGGAATGACCTGGAGCCTTGTGCAGGTCCCCAGGCTGGGCTCCCGAGCTCAGAGCCGATTCCTAAGCAGGCTGGGGATAGATCTGTGA